Proteins encoded in a region of the Acidobacteriota bacterium genome:
- a CDS encoding methyltransferase domain-containing protein: protein MTGTPTGEYAVRGDYHREPSPDWEFYPTYLAKLTYVRSYLAALPRETRVLDAGCGEGVLVEEFRNRLAIEGIDPNYSSECVTRGSLLALPYPDASFDRATCLDVLEHLTFEDQPKALAELFRVLRPGGELLVSVPNLAHLQSRVHFLLQGRLIHTASLEKHPGDRPIGEYLDLARRTGFRLVERRGIFPTVPILTRWIRKSPARLLPLHRALTRLLPIPGWCFLNLLRFTR from the coding sequence ATGACCGGCACCCCCACGGGAGAGTACGCAGTCCGCGGCGACTACCATCGCGAGCCTTCACCCGACTGGGAGTTCTACCCCACCTACCTCGCCAAGCTCACCTACGTGCGCAGCTACCTCGCGGCGTTGCCACGCGAAACTCGGGTGCTCGACGCGGGGTGTGGCGAAGGCGTGCTGGTTGAGGAGTTCCGGAACCGCCTCGCTATCGAGGGGATCGACCCGAACTACAGCTCGGAGTGCGTCACCCGAGGGTCGCTGCTCGCGCTGCCCTACCCCGACGCCTCGTTTGACCGCGCCACCTGCCTGGACGTGCTTGAACACCTGACCTTCGAAGATCAGCCGAAGGCGCTCGCGGAGCTGTTTCGGGTACTGCGCCCCGGCGGCGAATTACTCGTCTCGGTGCCGAACCTGGCGCACCTGCAGTCACGCGTTCACTTCCTGCTCCAGGGCCGGCTGATTCATACGGCGAGCCTCGAGAAACATCCCGGCGATCGGCCGATCGGCGAATACCTCGACCTGGCGCGGCGCACGGGCTTCCGCCTCGTCGAACGGCGCGGCATCTTCCCGACGGTCCCGATTCTCACGCGCTGGATTCGCAAGTCACCCGCCCGGCTGCTGCCGTTGCACCGCGCGCTCACCCGGCTGCTGCCGATTCCGGGCTGGTGCTTCCTGAACCTGCTGCGCTTCACACGATGA
- a CDS encoding radical SAM protein gives MSLSTRLREVVARRARSVPALTSLWAKYRRQKYRNHIERFEREKTGDAGRLPIGVVYEATMRCNLTCEFCYVGDLLNLEGEWRQEMPIDVLQRAFPPQDGLQVSLTGGEIFMRKDILDVMEMFRDKGYTCGYLTTNGTIINDERAEALAELAAKGFLKHISVSIDGPGEVHDLARGVKGTFERTSAGLTRLQAAAKRKGAPLRVSINTTVTHESLDVLDQMVDVAESLGVDAIGLNHLMFSTPDEVQQTIRMLGTDDPKVISTFVTDNPGLDAARVQTQVDALAAKCRARGVRFDMRPKVRTPILKDYYTPGTPLSGRCLYPFLYARVSFSGKAYFCPFIRLEVGDLTTQSLEEVWTGPRYMELRKKLVEEKLFPVCRRCCKVELDGAPMLNGVPMMDTQALVAEGVAE, from the coding sequence ATGAGCCTGAGCACACGTCTTCGCGAAGTGGTGGCCCGCCGTGCGCGCAGCGTACCGGCCCTGACCAGCCTCTGGGCCAAGTACCGCCGCCAGAAGTACCGGAACCACATCGAGCGTTTCGAGCGCGAGAAAACCGGCGACGCCGGACGCCTGCCCATCGGCGTGGTCTACGAAGCGACGATGCGGTGCAACCTGACGTGTGAGTTCTGCTACGTGGGCGACTTGCTGAACCTGGAAGGCGAATGGCGGCAGGAGATGCCGATCGATGTCCTGCAGCGCGCGTTCCCGCCGCAGGACGGCCTGCAGGTGAGCCTGACGGGCGGCGAGATCTTCATGCGCAAAGACATCCTGGATGTCATGGAGATGTTCCGCGACAAGGGATACACGTGCGGCTATCTCACGACCAACGGCACGATCATCAATGACGAACGTGCCGAGGCGCTGGCGGAGCTGGCAGCGAAGGGATTCCTGAAACACATCAGCGTGTCCATCGACGGCCCGGGCGAGGTGCATGACCTGGCGCGCGGTGTGAAGGGCACCTTTGAACGGACGTCGGCCGGACTCACCCGCCTGCAGGCCGCGGCGAAGCGCAAGGGCGCACCGCTGCGCGTCAGCATCAACACCACAGTGACGCACGAAAGTCTGGACGTGCTCGATCAGATGGTGGATGTGGCCGAGTCGCTCGGCGTGGATGCCATCGGGTTGAACCACCTGATGTTCAGCACGCCTGACGAAGTGCAACAGACCATCCGCATGCTCGGCACGGACGACCCCAAGGTCATCTCCACGTTCGTGACCGACAACCCGGGCCTGGATGCGGCGCGCGTGCAGACACAGGTGGACGCGCTCGCAGCGAAATGCCGTGCCCGCGGCGTCCGCTTCGATATGCGGCCCAAGGTGCGCACGCCGATTCTGAAGGACTACTACACGCCCGGCACGCCACTCAGCGGCCGATGCCTCTACCCATTCCTGTACGCGCGGGTATCATTCAGCGGCAAGGCCTACTTCTGCCCGTTCATCCGGCTCGAGGTGGGGGATTTGACGACGCAGTCGCTGGAAGAGGTGTGGACGGGCCCGCGATACATGGAACTGCGGAAGAAGCTGGTGGAAGAAAAACTGTTCCCGGTGTGTCGCCGGTGCTGCAAAGTGGAACTCGATGGCGCGCCGATGCTCAATGGCGTGCCGATGATGGACACGCAGGCACTGGTGGCTGAAGGGGTGGCGGAATGA
- a CDS encoding glycosyltransferase family 39 protein, with translation MRTPIVDAPAWRRAALIVPVAFAAALLVHIYVLQGFANSGDEYAYVWQAEAFAEGRVTAESPQPAEAFKQNHLGDVGGRRFSKYPPGWPLLLAVGARAGWPGLVNPLLAALALAGIYRLACSWVGPRAAAFGVLVIGLSPFFLLNAGSYHSHPACLFALTGLALSLAWAAERPGAWPLLLGGACFGLAVLVRPYTALLIGLPLIVGLGRPIIRNAWAADRSAVPLGAWFALGGVPALAVLLGVNMAATGSPWTLAWNQFDSSEALGFTSYGHSLFRGLKTAVVLCGEGVVYTSFVAVPLLLASRGQAVAHRRLLWLMLLAPIVGYVFWWSHGGNRYGPRFYFEALLPMTLLVGAGLGHLARTRYAWGVLTATTIAIIASGAVLGQRAYTQVLARRDVYRVVEAAKLDRAIVLLKTASADMVRLDLNRNPPTFRDAPVLFGMATPELDREVTVANPGRQVFYYEWRETGGQLSPAPRR, from the coding sequence ATGAGGACGCCGATCGTCGACGCGCCGGCGTGGCGGCGGGCGGCACTCATCGTACCGGTCGCCTTCGCCGCCGCGCTGCTCGTGCACATCTACGTGCTCCAGGGCTTCGCCAACTCGGGTGACGAATACGCGTACGTGTGGCAGGCGGAAGCGTTTGCCGAAGGGCGCGTCACCGCCGAGTCTCCGCAACCGGCGGAGGCCTTCAAGCAGAATCACCTCGGCGATGTGGGCGGGCGCCGCTTCAGCAAATACCCTCCGGGCTGGCCGTTGCTCCTGGCCGTCGGCGCACGTGCGGGATGGCCGGGTCTCGTCAATCCGTTGCTTGCCGCGCTCGCACTTGCCGGCATCTATCGACTGGCCTGTTCCTGGGTGGGCCCGCGCGCCGCGGCTTTCGGCGTGCTCGTGATCGGCCTCTCGCCGTTCTTCCTCCTCAACGCCGGGTCGTACCACAGCCACCCCGCGTGCCTCTTTGCGCTCACAGGACTCGCGCTGTCGCTCGCGTGGGCCGCAGAACGTCCGGGCGCCTGGCCGCTGCTCCTTGGGGGCGCCTGCTTCGGCCTGGCCGTCCTTGTGCGTCCGTACACGGCCCTCCTCATCGGCCTGCCGCTCATCGTCGGACTCGGTCGTCCCATCATCCGGAATGCGTGGGCCGCTGATCGCAGCGCTGTACCGCTGGGCGCGTGGTTCGCCCTCGGCGGCGTGCCGGCGCTGGCAGTGCTGCTCGGCGTCAACATGGCCGCGACGGGTTCCCCCTGGACGCTTGCGTGGAACCAGTTTGATTCCAGCGAAGCGCTGGGCTTTACCAGTTACGGCCATTCGCTCTTCCGCGGACTGAAGACGGCCGTGGTCCTGTGCGGCGAGGGCGTGGTCTACACCTCGTTCGTCGCAGTGCCGCTGCTACTCGCCTCTCGCGGCCAGGCCGTCGCGCATCGCCGGCTCCTGTGGCTGATGCTCCTCGCGCCCATTGTGGGTTACGTCTTCTGGTGGTCGCACGGCGGCAACCGCTACGGCCCGCGCTTTTACTTCGAAGCCCTGCTACCCATGACCCTGCTGGTGGGCGCCGGCCTGGGCCACCTCGCGCGCACCCGGTACGCCTGGGGCGTGCTCACCGCAACCACGATTGCCATCATCGCGTCGGGCGCGGTGCTGGGCCAGCGCGCTTACACCCAGGTCCTGGCGCGCCGCGACGTCTACCGCGTCGTCGAAGCCGCCAAGCTCGATCGCGCCATCGTGCTGCTCAAGACGGCCTCTGCCGACATGGTGCGGCTGGATCTCAACCGCAACCCGCCCACCTTCCGGGATGCGCCGGTGTTATTCGGCATGGCGACCCCGGAGCTGGACCGTGAAGTGACGGTGGCGAACCCCGGCCGGCAGGTGTTCTACTACGAGTGGCGCGAGACCGGCGGCCAGTTGTCACCGGCGCCGAGACGATAA
- a CDS encoding glycosyltransferase family 39 protein, which yields MTARFITGAALLGLVLRLGFGLVYWVDKPLMKDEQEYLLLATRVATGHGFTYPASTHSSGFFERPPGFVVFLSTILVATQDPLVTTSPPASLADLPPTSSHIPTAVKVAQCVMGTLVIVLVAALAGRAGGPRAAKLAALAAAVYPPIAWVCGYVLTEPLYSALALATVWVLQRAGDVTGGRQLRLGLAAGLIAGAALLTKEAMLFFLPLAALWLLLHKRRQLCVAFTLGVALLVLPWIGRNYVVHGQFILTAAHGGVTLWTGNNPLAHGEGDLAANPDMGLARKALEDRHPGLSNQAMDDVYYSEVMKFVKEQPGRWLLLEVRKFFYTFVPIGPSYTLHSNRYYIASLVSYGLLAPFALVGLWVLLRRPGVSPLWALGLLALSSVIVCLVFFPQERFRIPVIDPAAIVAAAVALASRRPSAS from the coding sequence ATGACCGCCAGGTTCATTACCGGCGCCGCGCTGCTCGGACTGGTGCTGCGCCTGGGATTTGGCCTGGTGTACTGGGTGGACAAGCCGCTGATGAAGGACGAGCAGGAGTACCTGCTGCTCGCCACACGCGTAGCCACCGGCCACGGCTTCACCTACCCGGCATCCACCCACTCCAGCGGATTCTTCGAGCGGCCACCGGGGTTCGTGGTGTTCCTGAGCACCATCCTGGTGGCGACACAAGACCCGCTGGTCACCACAAGTCCGCCGGCCAGTTTGGCCGACTTGCCGCCCACCTCGTCGCACATCCCGACGGCGGTCAAGGTGGCCCAGTGTGTGATGGGCACGCTCGTCATCGTGCTCGTGGCGGCACTGGCCGGCCGCGCCGGAGGTCCGCGCGCCGCGAAACTGGCCGCACTCGCGGCCGCCGTCTATCCGCCGATCGCCTGGGTGTGCGGCTACGTGCTCACCGAGCCGCTGTATTCCGCGCTCGCGCTCGCCACCGTCTGGGTGCTGCAACGGGCCGGTGACGTCACCGGCGGACGGCAACTCCGACTGGGCCTCGCCGCGGGCCTCATCGCCGGCGCGGCACTCCTCACCAAAGAGGCGATGCTCTTTTTCCTCCCGCTCGCCGCACTCTGGCTGCTGCTGCACAAACGTCGTCAACTGTGCGTGGCGTTTACGCTTGGCGTGGCCCTTCTGGTGCTGCCGTGGATCGGGCGCAACTACGTGGTCCACGGGCAGTTCATCCTCACTGCGGCCCACGGCGGCGTGACGTTGTGGACGGGCAACAACCCACTCGCACACGGCGAGGGCGACCTGGCCGCGAATCCCGACATGGGCCTGGCGCGCAAGGCGCTCGAAGACCGCCACCCTGGACTCAGCAACCAGGCGATGGACGACGTGTATTACAGCGAAGTGATGAAGTTCGTGAAGGAACAGCCGGGCAGATGGCTGCTGCTTGAAGTGAGGAAGTTCTTCTACACGTTTGTGCCGATCGGCCCGTCATACACGCTGCATTCCAACCGCTACTACATCGCGTCCCTCGTGTCGTACGGACTGCTCGCGCCATTCGCGCTCGTCGGCTTGTGGGTGCTCCTGCGCCGGCCCGGCGTGTCGCCACTGTGGGCGCTCGGCCTGCTCGCGCTGTCGTCGGTGATCGTATGCCTCGTGTTTTTCCCGCAGGAGCGATTCAGGATTCCGGTCATTGACCCGGCCGCAATCGTGGCGGCGGCCGTGGCCCTGGCGTCACGCCGCCCCTCGGCATCATGA
- a CDS encoding lipopolysaccharide biosynthesis protein: protein MRKPLGALTRNVAIYGAGDVAVTVVSMALLPLYLKVLSPADNGALGLLVVTETLVKIGFRWGLDGAFMRFYLDRDEGPPRQKLASTLLTFLGVASGGLLLLLLLTAPGLAGHLFGDAADEYLTALRLVLVNTFLLTFTFVPFHVMRMRKEAVTFSAFTFGRSVATLLLRFGFVLYAGWGITGMMLADLIVTIVLLPLLWPWIRAMWRPVFSANELRLCLRFGLPRLPHGLAQQALDAGNLYLLGRFIPLDRLGVYQIGTTIGRAIKLFLSAFETGWAPFYYETAKQPDPQMVFRKITTYGIAMLSLLVAGTTAIATDLVKILTPAAYDDAALVVPLIALGIAFQGVYLLTSIGLNLTSQTRYYPLSTFAAAVVGLGSGWILMPRYGVVGAAVAFALSYATLGAVAGFFSRWHYPMTYERGRIARVVLAGVVAAAAGVALPDMPPLAGLFARGTTTVVVFGVLLWSGGFLRASERALLTSVWPLARRKARAS, encoded by the coding sequence GTGAGAAAACCCCTTGGCGCGCTCACCCGCAACGTGGCGATCTACGGCGCCGGCGACGTCGCCGTCACCGTGGTCAGCATGGCCCTGCTGCCGTTGTACCTCAAGGTGCTTTCCCCGGCCGACAATGGCGCGCTGGGGCTGCTGGTCGTCACGGAGACGCTGGTCAAGATCGGATTCCGCTGGGGGCTTGACGGCGCGTTCATGCGCTTCTATCTCGATCGGGACGAGGGCCCGCCACGACAGAAACTCGCCAGCACGCTGCTGACGTTTCTGGGCGTTGCCTCCGGCGGGCTGCTCCTCCTGCTCTTACTGACGGCACCAGGGCTGGCGGGCCACCTCTTCGGTGACGCCGCGGACGAATACCTCACGGCGCTGCGACTGGTACTGGTCAACACCTTCCTGCTGACGTTCACGTTTGTGCCGTTTCACGTGATGCGGATGCGGAAGGAGGCCGTGACCTTCTCGGCCTTCACGTTCGGTCGCTCTGTCGCCACGCTTCTGCTTCGCTTTGGATTCGTGCTCTACGCCGGCTGGGGCATCACCGGCATGATGCTGGCCGACCTCATCGTGACGATCGTACTGTTGCCCCTGCTCTGGCCCTGGATCCGCGCGATGTGGCGGCCGGTCTTTTCTGCCAATGAACTGCGCCTCTGCCTTCGCTTCGGCCTGCCGCGGTTGCCGCACGGCCTGGCGCAACAGGCGCTTGATGCGGGCAACCTCTACCTGCTGGGCCGGTTCATTCCGCTCGACCGCCTCGGCGTCTACCAAATCGGCACCACAATCGGTCGCGCCATCAAACTGTTTCTCTCGGCGTTCGAAACGGGCTGGGCGCCGTTTTATTACGAGACGGCCAAACAACCCGATCCGCAGATGGTCTTCAGGAAAATCACCACCTACGGCATCGCCATGTTGTCGCTCCTCGTTGCGGGCACCACCGCCATTGCCACCGATCTTGTGAAGATCCTCACGCCCGCGGCCTACGACGATGCAGCGCTTGTGGTGCCGCTGATCGCGCTGGGCATCGCGTTTCAAGGCGTCTACCTGCTGACGTCCATCGGGCTCAACCTCACCAGCCAGACGCGGTACTACCCGCTCTCCACGTTTGCGGCGGCGGTGGTCGGCCTCGGTAGTGGCTGGATCTTGATGCCGCGTTACGGCGTGGTGGGCGCGGCCGTGGCGTTTGCGCTGTCATACGCCACACTGGGCGCCGTGGCCGGATTCTTCTCGCGCTGGCACTACCCCATGACCTACGAACGCGGCCGCATCGCGCGCGTGGTGCTTGCTGGCGTCGTGGCCGCTGCGGCAGGAGTGGCGCTGCCCGATATGCCGCCACTGGCAGGACTCTTCGCACGGGGAACGACGACGGTAGTAGTCTTTGGCGTGTTGTTGTGGTCGGGGGGATTCCTTCGCGCCAGTGAGCGCGCGCTGCTGACCTCGGTGTGGCCGCTCGCGCGACGGAAGGCCCGTGCGTCGTAG
- a CDS encoding radical SAM protein has protein sequence MPGLSTRARKLVERALLRNAKTVRAAMLKAGRERTPRWPDIVQIESTNLCNAKCVFCPRDEMHRRQGVMDMDLFKKVVDECVTLGITHVRVHNYGEPFLDKQLVEKVRYAKERGIAEVGMISNGSLITEDIAQGMIDAGLDAINISVDASGKEVFESTRLNLDYDVVINNIETLVRLRKASGRVRPKLILSFVRQNNSVDEQQFIEHWRKIADKVHITDLHNWAGTLNATSDVNYPCYRMWQTFTVLWDGRVSLCCADFDGRHILGDLRTSTIAEVWNGPAYLGVRRQHLENGGPEICRSCDLPKKDSPLWVSRLI, from the coding sequence TTCCACCCGCGCGCGGAAGCTTGTCGAGCGCGCCCTGCTCCGGAATGCGAAGACCGTCAGGGCGGCCATGCTCAAGGCCGGGCGCGAGCGCACGCCCCGCTGGCCCGACATCGTCCAGATCGAAAGCACCAATCTGTGCAACGCGAAGTGTGTCTTCTGCCCGCGCGACGAGATGCACCGGCGCCAGGGCGTCATGGACATGGACCTGTTCAAGAAGGTCGTTGACGAGTGCGTCACGCTGGGCATCACGCACGTCCGGGTCCATAACTACGGTGAACCCTTCCTCGACAAGCAGCTCGTCGAAAAGGTGCGCTACGCCAAGGAGCGTGGCATCGCCGAAGTGGGCATGATCAGCAACGGATCGCTCATCACCGAGGACATCGCGCAGGGCATGATCGACGCCGGGCTTGATGCGATCAACATCAGCGTGGACGCCTCGGGCAAAGAGGTGTTTGAAAGCACCCGCCTCAACCTCGACTACGACGTCGTCATCAACAACATCGAAACGCTGGTGCGGCTGCGCAAGGCGAGCGGCCGCGTCCGGCCGAAGCTCATTCTCTCGTTTGTGCGGCAGAACAACTCGGTGGACGAGCAGCAGTTCATCGAACACTGGCGGAAAATTGCCGACAAGGTGCACATCACCGACCTGCACAACTGGGCGGGCACGCTCAACGCGACGTCGGACGTGAATTACCCGTGCTACCGCATGTGGCAGACGTTCACGGTGTTGTGGGACGGCCGCGTGTCGCTCTGCTGCGCCGACTTCGACGGCCGCCACATCCTCGGCGACCTACGGACCTCCACAATTGCCGAGGTCTGGAACGGCCCGGCCTACCTCGGCGTGCGACGGCAGCACCTCGAAAATGGCGGGCCTGAAATCTGCCGCTCGTGCGATCTGCCCAAGAAGGATTCGCCGCTCTGGGTGTCTCGGCTCATTTGA
- a CDS encoding glycosyltransferase family 39 protein yields the protein MRRSLALALVAVACALGLWLRLRGLGYGLPAVYNMDEVAIMNRALAFGTGNLNPHNFLYPTFYFYVLFAWQGLTFAAGWVMGWWDSLAAFQREFFVDPSRLYWSGRLLSALCGVATIAAVAALVARLFDRSAAVIAALMMAVMPIAVMDAHYVKHDVPVTLLIVLVHVWLARVVTTDGRARSRDVLVTGALAGLAMSTHYYAVFVALPVAAALLSQPGVTWADRLRDGLRAGAAATAVFLAASPFLLPELQTAWIDITQNQAIVMGRVTESSSLWAGLGRYLTLLKEHGTQPSAWAVSLTGLVFAWQQPRRGLLVTLFPLVFLLFIANAVPATRYLNPILPFLAVGTGAALTTIAKAFPSRPWGILFVAIIGLGQVIRGLEPSITVGSFFSQTDTRTLAQRWIETDIPAGASVLIQPYSVALRQSREGLIEALRHTVGSEDRATIKFQQQLALSPYPAPAYRTIYLGDGGLDKDKIYISPREFDSAPTLAPLKALGVQYVVLKRYNVPDASLASLDRALASGGRIVATFSPFRSDVDQGRLAMVPPFLHNTDARLDPALERPGPVIEIWKID from the coding sequence GTGCGTCGTAGCCTGGCGCTCGCCCTCGTGGCCGTCGCTTGCGCCCTGGGACTCTGGCTGCGCCTGAGGGGACTGGGCTACGGCCTGCCGGCGGTCTACAACATGGACGAAGTGGCGATCATGAATCGCGCACTGGCGTTTGGCACCGGCAACCTCAACCCGCACAACTTCCTCTACCCGACGTTTTACTTCTACGTGCTGTTCGCGTGGCAGGGCCTCACGTTTGCGGCCGGCTGGGTGATGGGCTGGTGGGATTCGCTGGCCGCTTTCCAGCGCGAGTTCTTCGTGGATCCCTCGCGCTTGTATTGGTCGGGTCGCCTGTTGTCTGCGCTCTGTGGCGTCGCCACGATCGCGGCAGTGGCGGCGCTCGTGGCCCGGCTGTTCGACAGAAGCGCGGCGGTCATCGCGGCGCTCATGATGGCCGTCATGCCCATCGCGGTGATGGATGCGCACTACGTGAAACACGATGTGCCGGTGACGCTGCTGATCGTGCTCGTGCACGTGTGGCTGGCCCGCGTCGTGACGACCGACGGACGGGCGCGCTCCAGAGACGTCCTGGTCACAGGCGCACTGGCCGGGCTCGCGATGTCTACGCACTACTACGCGGTGTTTGTGGCACTGCCGGTGGCTGCGGCGCTGCTGAGCCAGCCCGGCGTAACGTGGGCAGACCGGTTGCGCGACGGCCTTCGAGCCGGTGCAGCCGCGACGGCGGTGTTCCTCGCCGCCTCGCCGTTCCTTCTGCCGGAGCTGCAGACCGCCTGGATCGACATCACCCAGAACCAGGCCATCGTCATGGGCCGTGTCACCGAGTCCAGCAGCCTGTGGGCCGGTCTCGGGCGCTACCTCACCTTGCTGAAGGAGCACGGGACGCAACCATCGGCGTGGGCCGTGTCGCTCACAGGGTTGGTGTTTGCCTGGCAGCAGCCGCGGCGCGGTTTGCTGGTGACGCTGTTTCCACTCGTCTTTCTGCTCTTCATCGCGAACGCAGTGCCGGCGACCCGTTATCTGAATCCCATCCTCCCCTTCCTGGCGGTGGGCACGGGCGCGGCGCTGACGACGATTGCGAAGGCGTTCCCGTCCAGGCCGTGGGGCATCCTGTTCGTCGCGATCATCGGCCTCGGCCAGGTCATCCGGGGCCTGGAGCCCAGCATCACCGTGGGCTCGTTCTTCAGCCAGACAGACACACGCACGCTGGCGCAGCGGTGGATTGAGACCGACATCCCCGCCGGCGCCTCGGTCCTGATTCAGCCCTACAGCGTGGCTCTGCGGCAGTCGCGCGAGGGTCTGATTGAGGCGCTGCGGCACACCGTGGGGTCGGAAGACCGCGCCACGATCAAGTTCCAACAGCAACTGGCCCTGTCGCCCTACCCGGCGCCGGCCTACCGGACGATTTATCTCGGTGACGGCGGCCTGGACAAGGACAAGATCTACATTTCTCCACGGGAATTCGACAGCGCCCCCACACTGGCGCCGCTCAAGGCGCTCGGGGTGCAGTACGTTGTTCTGAAGCGGTACAATGTTCCGGACGCGTCGCTGGCGTCGCTTGATCGAGCGCTGGCGAGCGGCGGACGTATCGTCGCCACGTTTTCCCCGTTCCGATCGGACGTCGATCAGGGACGGCTGGCGATGGTGCCGCCGTTCCTGCACAACACTGATGCCCGTCTGGATCCCGCACTCGAGCGGCCAGGTCCGGTCATCGAGATCTGGAAGATCGACTGA
- a CDS encoding radical SAM protein, with protein MIGDRTLLVNPPLVGGIAFTRQGRCQEREEVLGTTKPPYTLALMAALLRQRGQQVRLVDLTASRRSVADLIKDLDAEGFAPTLILFPSTTPTLVADAAAMAELKAHYKAPMFCFGPHASTTPAESMARAPKVDGMFVGEPEDGALELAALTDMNEIGNVASLTYRRGAEVIPHRAHGSFNDFLTAPIPAWDLLDLSQYTLPLANQSYVILESSRGCPYTCDFCVAPIHQGHKFRERSASSIVDEMAHVVRTHGVKFFYLWGDTVTLNVKSFSAICEEIIARKLDVQWFGNARADNLQDPAFVDRLKRSGCWMLALGIETESDDTRKDMMKRLESEKIRKALINMRASGVKSFGFFILGYPGEDAAALERTINYAIDLDPDFANFYPAVPYPGTELYNKAKREGLLVSEDWTKMEYSYYLLKGNGLDEQTVMAATNRAKRRFFLRPKYIARHFGDIVKLALTKRHVAWEIGTRMILGSKVTDAKT; from the coding sequence ATGATCGGCGACCGCACACTTCTGGTGAATCCCCCGCTGGTGGGCGGCATCGCGTTTACGCGGCAGGGCCGCTGCCAGGAACGCGAAGAGGTGCTGGGCACCACCAAGCCGCCCTACACGCTGGCGCTCATGGCGGCGCTCCTGCGCCAGCGTGGCCAGCAGGTGCGGCTGGTGGACCTGACCGCGTCCCGCCGAAGCGTGGCGGACCTCATCAAGGACCTGGACGCGGAAGGCTTCGCGCCCACGCTGATTCTGTTTCCCAGCACCACGCCGACGTTGGTCGCCGACGCGGCCGCGATGGCCGAGCTCAAGGCCCACTACAAGGCGCCGATGTTCTGCTTCGGCCCCCATGCGTCCACGACGCCGGCCGAGTCCATGGCTCGCGCGCCGAAGGTGGATGGCATGTTCGTGGGCGAGCCCGAAGACGGCGCTCTGGAACTGGCGGCGTTGACGGACATGAACGAGATCGGGAATGTCGCCAGCCTGACGTATCGACGCGGCGCCGAAGTCATTCCGCACCGCGCGCACGGCAGCTTCAACGACTTCCTGACGGCGCCGATCCCGGCCTGGGACCTGCTCGACCTCTCGCAGTACACCCTGCCCCTGGCCAATCAGTCGTATGTGATCCTCGAGTCATCCCGCGGCTGCCCGTATACCTGCGACTTCTGCGTCGCACCCATTCACCAGGGCCACAAGTTCCGCGAGCGCAGCGCCTCGTCGATCGTCGATGAAATGGCGCATGTGGTGCGCACCCACGGCGTCAAGTTCTTCTACCTCTGGGGCGACACGGTCACGCTCAACGTGAAGTCGTTCAGCGCGATCTGCGAAGAGATCATCGCGCGCAAGCTCGACGTGCAGTGGTTCGGCAACGCGCGCGCCGACAACCTGCAGGATCCTGCGTTTGTGGATCGCCTCAAGCGGTCGGGCTGCTGGATGCTGGCGCTCGGGATCGAGACCGAAAGCGACGACACGCGCAAGGACATGATGAAGCGCCTCGAGAGCGAGAAGATCCGCAAAGCCCTCATCAACATGCGCGCCTCGGGCGTGAAGTCGTTTGGGTTCTTCATCCTCGGCTACCCCGGCGAAGATGCGGCCGCACTGGAGCGCACGATCAACTACGCGATCGACCTCGACCCCGACTTCGCGAATTTTTATCCGGCGGTCCCGTATCCAGGCACCGAGCTCTACAACAAGGCCAAACGTGAAGGCCTGCTCGTCAGTGAAGACTGGACGAAGATGGAGTACTCGTACTACCTGCTCAAGGGCAACGGCCTGGACGAGCAGACGGTGATGGCGGCCACCAACCGCGCAAAGCGCCGGTTCTTTCTGCGCCCGAAGTACATCGCCCGCCACTTCGGCGACATCGTCAAGCTCGCCCTCACCAAGCGGCACGTCGCCTGGGAAATCGGCACGCGGATGATCCTGGGGTCCAAAGTCACCGACGCCAAGACCTAG